Proteins encoded in a region of the Tripterygium wilfordii isolate XIE 37 chromosome 21, ASM1340144v1, whole genome shotgun sequence genome:
- the LOC119989937 gene encoding electron transfer flavoprotein-ubiquinone oxidoreductase, mitochondrial, translating to MHRFLSVPRQSNCLRNPSSIFSCHSSYFDTRISSSTNSTNNPSLQSQSKPLWSLSPSNSTYQSPIPTAYPYLCGFIPKSRSSASQCCARRFFSPGSRFNGFKLQSCDRNKDGFLWVKRVVGGFRSFSDAPERESIEYDVVIVGAGPAGLSAAIKLKQMCREKDVDFSVCVVEKGPEVGAHILSGNVFEPRALDELLPQWKLEQAPINVPVTSDKFWFLTENRAFSLPCPFDNKGNYLISLSQLVRWLGAKAEELGVEIYPGFAASEVLYDANNKVIGIGTNDMGIAKDGSKKENFQRGVALKGCVTLLAEGCRGSLSEKVMKKFKLREKINAQHQTYALGIKEVWEIDQEKHEPGTVIHTLGWPLDHKTYGGSFLYHMNDRQISIGLVVALNYHNPFLNPYEEFQKLKHHPAIKPLLEGGSVLQYGARSLNEGGFQSIPYPVFPGGAIVGCSAGFLNVPKIKGTHTAMKSGMLAAEAAFCVLHEDSSMEAYWDALRNAWIWDELHKARNYRPAFEYGLVPGLAISAVEHYIMRGKSPLTLKHGKPDHEATNVARIHTPIQYPKPDGDLSFDVPTSLHRSNTNHEHDQPAHLRLRDPKIPKLVNLPEYAGPESRYCPARVYEYVPDEKGQLRLQINAQNCLHCKACDIKDPRQNIEWTVPEGGGGPGYTVM from the exons ATGCACAGGTTTCTGTCAGTTCCCCGACAATCGAACTGTCTAAGAAACCCCAGCTCCATTTTTTCTTGCCATTCCAGTTATTTTGACACCCGAATCTCCAGTTCTACCAACTCAACTAACAACCCCTCCCTTCAGTCTCAATCAAAACCACTTTGGTCTCTTTCACCCTCTAATTCCACATATCAATCTCCAATTCCGACTGCGTATCCCTATTTATGCGGTTTCATTCCCAAGTCACGTTCTTCAGCCTCTCAATGTTGTGCCCGCAGGTTTTTCTCGCCCGGCTCTAGGTTTAatggtttcaaattgcagagtTGTGATAGAAATAAAGATGGGTTTTTGTGGGTCAAGAGAGTTGTTGGTGGTTTTAGGAGTTTCAGTGATGCACCGGAGAGGGAGTCTATAGAGTACGATGTTGTTATTGTTGGGGCTGGACCAGCTGGCTTATCGGCTGCAATAAAGTTGAAGCAAATGTGCCGTGAAAAAGATGTCGATTTTTCTGTGTGTGTTGTGGAGAAAGGTCCAGAAGTTG GTGCTCATATTCTATCTGGCAATGTATTTGAACCCCGAGCACTTGATGAACTTCTCCCACAATGGAAACTGGAACAG GCACCAATAAATGTCCCCGTTACTTCTGACAAGTTTTGGTTTCTCACAGAAAATCGTGCCTTTTCACTTCCATGTCCTTTTGATAACAAAGGAAACTATTTGATAAG TTTGAGTCAGTTAGTACGTTGGCTTGGAGCCAAAGCTGAAGAACTGGGAGTTGAAATATATCCAGGCTTTGCTGCTAGCGAG GTATTATATGATGCAAACAACAAAGTTATTGGCATTGGAACGAATGATATGGGAATTGCCAAAGACGGTTCTAAAAAGGAGAATTTCCAACGTGGTGTGGCTTTAAAAG GGTGTGTGACTCTATTAGCAGAAGGGTGCCGTGGCTCATTGTCAGAG AAAGTAATGAAGAAATTCAAGTTGAGAGAGAAGATCAATGCACAGCATCAGACCTATGCTTTGGGAATTAAAGAG GTTTGGGAAATTGATCAAGAGAAGCATGAACCTGGTACAGTTATTCACACATTGGGGTGGCCCTTGGATCACAAAACATACGGGGGATCATTTTTGTACCACATGAATGATAGACAA ATTTCAATTGGGCTCGTGGTTGCTCTGAATTATCACAATCCTTTCCTGAATCCTTATGAGGAATTCCAG AAACTTAAACATCATCCTGCCATCAAACCACTATTGGAAGGTGGGAGTGTACTCCAGTATGGTGCTCGTTCGTTAAATGAAGGTGGTTTTCAG TCTATTCCATATCCAGTTTTCCCGGGAGGAGCAATTGTTGGATGCTCCGCTGGCTTCTTAAATGTACCAAAAATAAAGGGCACACATACTGCAATGAAATCAG GAATGCTAGCAGCAGAAGCCGCTTTTTGTGTGCTTCATGAGGACTCAAGTATGGAAGCTTACTGGGATGCTTTAAGGAATGCATGGATATGGGATGAGCTTCACAAGGCTCGGAACTATCGACCT GCATTTGAGTATGGACTTGTTCCTGGCTTGGCCATTAGTGCTGTGGAACA CTACATAATGAGAGGAAAGTCCCCTCTCACATTGAAGCATGGGAAACCTGATCACGAGGCAACAAAT GTTGCACGGATACACACTCCCATTCAGTATCCGAAGCCTGATGGGGACTTGTCTTTTGATGTACCTACTTCTCTGCACAG GAGCAACACAAATCATGAGCATGATCAACCAGCTCATCTTCGGTTGAGGGATCCCAAGATTCCCAAGCTTGTGAATTTACCAGAATATGCTGGACCTGAGTCACGATATTGCCCTGCTCGTGTATATGA GTATGTTCCAGATGAAAAGGGTCAGCTTAGGTTGCAGATCAATGCTCAAAATTGCCTACACTGCAAG GCATGTGATATCAAAGACCCAAGGCAAAACATCGAGTGGACAGTACCAGAAGGCGGTGGTGGCCCAGGCTACACAGTTATGTAG